A single genomic interval of Zingiber officinale cultivar Zhangliang chromosome 4A, Zo_v1.1, whole genome shotgun sequence harbors:
- the LOC121972406 gene encoding uncharacterized protein LOC121972406, translating into MDNQFFMPPSPYGFHPPNAATFPLDESRKVGSDKDPAMSSVPESLFPPHSSPFGLENITIDKDTETDYDDDAKKKKITWSLEEDKVLARSWISVSTDPMIGNALKEEAFWKRITEENNGHRPASTVERQLKQVRTSESRAYTSSSNPSTSIDVEDYEVHTRPNGQKESKRKGKTKSTIFEDLKEKMEKTLEKFTEYNQRKLETLDTANENKKSEAFQREYKILMKDIVGMTEEQLRIHSHACQMIKKKWGMV; encoded by the exons ATGGACAATCAATTTTTCATGCCGCCCTCTCCTTATGGATTTCATCCTCCAAATGCAGCCACATTCCCTTTAGACGAATCAAGAAAGGTCGGCAGCGACAAGGATCCTGCAATGTCTTCTGTACCAGAGTCTTTGTTTCCGCCACATTCATCGCCTTTTGGGCTAGAAAACATTACCATCGATAAGGATACAGAGACAGATTATGACGATgatgcgaagaagaagaagataacttGGTCACTAGAAGAGGACAAGGTGCTTGCAAGGTCATGGATCTCTGTAAGCACCGATCCAATGATTGGCAATGCATTGAAGGAGGAAGCTTTCTGGAAACGTATCACAGAGGAGAACAACGGACATCGGCCTGCTAGTACTGTGGAGAGACAATTGAAGCAG GTAAGGACATCTGAATCAAGAGCATACACATCATCTTCTAATCCAAGTACGAGTATTGATGTGGAAGACTACGAAGTCCACACTCGTCCAAATGGCCAAAAGGAATCTAAGAGGAAgggtaaaaccaaatctacaataTTCGAAGATCTTAAAGAAAAGATGGAGAAAACATTGGAAAAATTTACAGAGTACAATCAACGAAAGTTAGAGACTTTGGATACtgctaatgaaaataagaaaTCGGAAGCCTTCCAACGTGAGTATAAAATTCTTATGAAAGATATCGTAGGAATGACGGAGGAGCAGCTTCGTATACATAGTCATGCTTGTCAAATGATTAAAAAGAAATGGGGTATGGTGTAg